The sequence aaacaaggtggagggccggattttgCCCATGGGCCTTGTAtatgccgtgtgtgtgtgtgtgtgtgtgtgtgtgtgtgtgtgtgtagcactGGACCAAGTCCCTGCTATCTACAACACAGAAATTATTCTCATTTAGAGGGGAGCCTTTGAAAGTGAAGTGACTCACTGTGGTCACAAAGTTGGATGGTGGCAGGTTCCAGTGCAGACTGCTACACCCCGAGGCAGTCATTTTCACAGCCACTCTGTTTTTCCCATCTCTCACCACAGGGACCCGCAAGATGGAGTACAAAAGCAGCAACTGGCATGAGACCTGCTTCATCTGCCATCGCTGTCAGCAGCCAATTGGAACCAAGAGCTTTATCCCCAAGGATGGGCAGAATTTCTGTGTGCCCTGCTATGAGAAACAGTATGCCTTGCAATGTGTTCATTGCAAAAAGGTAcctacttcttccctggaccttGCACAATTGAGTCAGCTTAGCTCTGTGGCCCCTGTCAGCTTGCCCCTTCCGAAAGAGATGATAGCTGTGACGCCTGAACACCATGAAAGTTATGCCTCTTTCGCTCCATGTTCCACAGCTCTAATGTACTTCTGTACATTTTGCCATTGGACCCGTGTTCTAGGCTTTTCAGACATGAGCACTATTGTGATCTGAGATAAAAAAAGTCCTTTACCCCTTCCTTCTTCTGGAACATTTCCAAACATTTGCTCACTTACGAGTTGatattaaagaaaaggagaacttACTATGCCAAAGCTGCCTTTGTTATACTGCTCTCCTTGAAGACACTAGAAGCCAGTTGCTCAACTTAGTGAGAAGAAGGGTGGGAGAATGATGTGGGTGGGGTACATCATTAATTACACTTACCGAGCCAGTCCTGTGCTGTGTCTGTCACGGCTCTGTTAGGTTAGAGGAAGCAAAGGAACCCTGCCCCTGTAGAAAGCCATCTCTCTCCAGCTGACCCTGTTCATACCAAAATCTGTGCTTTTCAGGCTCTAGCTGAGTTTGCCACAGTGTGTCCTCTTACACACATAGGTCAGAGCACTCCTGAGCTGTTCACTCCCATGGCTAACAGTGCCAGTTGTAGAACTTTGTGCAACTTGTTTGGCTCCTGCCCCTTCTATTGCCTGTGCGTTTTTCCTGTCTCTCCAGCGGGGGCCCTTCCTCGCCTTCAGACTGTGGATGGGCAGCCCTACTGCAAGGCTTTGTCCTGGGCCCTGTCCTATACTGTCCCGTCTTGGGTGAGCCTTGGCTGGAATGCCCCACCTGTGTGCACCTTTTCAAAGGGAAGAGTGTTGCTAATTTTCTTCagcctttcatttccttctctcatttccatttttaaaaggattttttaagatttcatttatttctagagagggaagagaaggagagaaactgatgtgtgagagaaacatcaatcagttgcccctcatACCCATGCCCCAGCCCAGGACAGGTCCAAAagcccagggatgtgccctgactggaaatcaaactggagaccttatAGTTTGTAAGATGATGCTCAGCCAACTGGGCCTCACTGGTCAGGAcactcatttccatttttctttactaCTATTTTGAATTCCATTTCTCCCTATTCTTCTGTCATGATCATGCTATTTATATAGTAGTTATTCCTTACACCTTAGATGGAATCTCACTGTTGTGTTTATATTAGGAATCCTATTGTCTGTTCAatcctttttggttttgtttttcttattagaCCCAAGGAAAGTTCATTTTAGTTGCTctcctttctctgtgtttttcccCACCTTACTGTGCTATTTAGTTAGGGAAATAAAGGCACATCTTCTGGGCTGCATACCTGTGTGTGTAGGTGATACTCAGTACACACACCAGCATTCATGCCAGAAGCAGCCATTCCTCCCACCATCTGATGGTGGAGAAGACGGACAGAGTCTGAGTGGATATGCACTATAATGTTGAACATTCAAGTACTGTTGACAAGTATGCTTTGGAAAAGAACAGTTGTAACAGTGTGTACATCAGGAGGACCTGAAGTAATCTGAGGAGTGAGGGGCCAGGGTTGTGTTTAGGGAATATTCTCTAAGCACCACCTATGCCAAGACATCTGAGTTAGCTGAGTGATGGGGGCGTGGGTAGGCGAGGGGACCTGGAATCTGGATGGAGTGAGGCAAGGGAGTGTATTGTAAATGAAGGAAACATCTTACAAATAAATGCCTTCTGTAGCCATGTAGATACCTTGCCACCCAACATATTTTGTATAAATTCCATTCCTTAGGGAAATACTGACAGGataatttttaatggtttatagtttaataaaaagAGTACAGGATAGAGGGAAGTCCAGAACTCCAGTTCCTCCTTTGTCATTAATTTCTCTGGGTCTCAATGTACTCATCTGCAAAACAGCAGGAATATCTGTCTTTATGTAAGGATTAGAGGAGGCACCAGATGATACCACAGTGTTGAAAAAATGCACTGCCCAAAAGTGCTGATATGAGTGTCTCCATCCCATCTCCCATCGCCATTGCTCTGTCAAGCTGAGACCCACCAGCCTCCTGGCATACTGTACTCAGTTCTATCTTCATCTGTTTTCCAATGAGTGCAACATTGGAAAAATGCaacaatataaaaaggaaaatagagcAAATTGAGATATCAATGACCAGTTTTGGTATATTGGGCTTCTGGCAAAAGTTCTAGACTGTAGGACAGAATGAGAAGGCAGGCTGTGGGCTTACTTTTTCCCAACCTTCCAAGATGCCTGTCCTTCCCTACAGCATCAGCAGGCCCAATCCCACAGTGTCTTTTAACCTTGTCCACAACTAATGAATAGACCAAGTTGCACAGGGATCTTTACAGACGATGAGGCCACAGGCCCAGGGCTGTCAGGAGCAGGGTTAGGATTAAAATGTCTCCTTGATGCAGGCTGTGTGGTCTTTACCCTCATGGCATCACCTCCTCCCCAGCGAGAAACCAATGCTTCTTCCCATGACATTGCACCTTTGAGTCCTAGCATCTCTCTGAGGGGCCGAGGGTAATGTCCTAGTCCCTGTATTGCAAGCAGGAATGCCAGGGTCTGCAGCAGTGGAAGGGGCAATAGAGGGGTGATTATGAAGTCTGTGAAGCAGTTTCTCAGTGACTTTTAACCAGAGCTGGATGTTTTCTGGATGAGGATCTTGCACCACTGATGGCAATAGTGGAGGCTAAGGAAGAATGCTAGAGGCCACTCTGCCTTGAGAAACTGACCTTTGCCCTCTTGCCTCCTCCAGCCCATCACCACTGGGGGGGTCACCTACCGGGAGCAGCCCTGGCACAAGGAGTGCTTTGTGTGCACAGCCTGCAGGAAGCCACTGTCTGGGCAGCGTTTCACATCCCGGGACGAGTTTGCCTACTGCCTGAACTGCTTCTGCGACCTTTATGCCAAGAAGTGTGCTGGGTGCACCAACCCCATCAGTGGTGAGTATCTCCGGGAGCCCCCACTTGGGTTCATAACCCTCATCTCTCCATCACGTAGCCATTTGAAGGTTGCGCAAGGTGTAAGACTCTAGCATGTGAAGTACACAGGCACACCTTGGAGATATTCTGGGTTCAGTTCCCGACACCCTGTAATAAAGTGAGATGTATAttctttgctggtggagggtcttgcctcaaATTTGTAAAAGTCCAACATCtatgaagtgcaataaagtgaattACAATAAAATGAGGTCTGCCTACGTACCTGGATTCTCTAGGTCTCAAAGGTTCTGAGctgactttttttcttcctgctttcttccCCTTGTTACACTGGACAATTCAATAGATAATGGCTTCCCCTCTAACTCACCTGATCACTGAAAACCATATGAATGACCCATTCTCGAGAGGTTTATTATTCTGCTTTCGGTTGTATTATCTCTAAAACTGCATCTGTGAGTATATGACAACCATATAAGCACAATGAAACTGGAATTTTCAGGGTTAGCAGCTGTACTGGGTTCCTAAAGGTGCTCCAAGCATCTTGGAGGGACTTTTCTACCACAAGGCCATGGCTGTCTGAGGGCAGAGGGCAACATTCTAGGTAGTTCTTTATATCCCCCAAAGGGCTGGGCAAAGTGAGATCCCCAAATAGGGttagctggcagactgggcattGGACTAAACTATGAAGTATGCTGAGAAATTCAGTACGGGGAACAGATGGCTGGTCAGACTACAGTCTTCTACAAGTGCCCTACGTATTGCCACACAAACCAGTGATGAGGCTgggagggaagagtgggagaCTTTGCAATGGTGCTGGAGAAGTTCCATGAGGTGGGGTTCCCAGCTCCATGATTCAGTTGATCCCTGCCCAGAGCAGGTGGCAGATACATGCAATATAAACACAGGGCCTGGCTGAGTAGTGTTCTTGTGTGGATTCACATTTCATACTCTCTCTGTACTTGTTTGATTTTCTGTTCCCTTACTTAGGTCTAGAATTGAGTTCTCCAAACGCAGCTAACTCACCTGATATAGAAAAATCCCAGGTCACTAGAATAATTCTCATCTCATATGTATTCCAGAGCTCATATACCCATTGAAATGATACAGAAGAGAAGCACAGCATTTATTCTATATTAAGACACACAATTGCAATAATTCATACACCAGATTCCCCTTGGCAGcatttggagagaaaaatgaagtctATTGCTCTAATGTATTAATCTTTAATACTGTTTTGCAAGAACTTCTGTAGAAGTAAATGTTATGAAATTAGGGTTTATAAAGCAATATAATCTAcatcaaagcatttttaaatgtaaaatatcagGTATGTGTGTTAATTGTGGTTATTACGATTGTAGCACTGGAAAAAAAAGCACtagaaaaatggaatgaaatctTTACTCTAAAAGAGGAGAGTTAATTGTCTGAAATACAGAGGCTAATGCTCAAGGTCCTACCGAGGAATTTTGAAATTGCAGCTAAAATGTACTTTCAGCTAGATTCCCAAATGTGTGAGATTGAGTCTAGATTAAATTTCTAATAGATCCTTacttagtactttttaaaaatttaagtgattGTAGATAAATAAGAATTgatgttttccaattttttctgTGCAGTGATGCTTAATTCAGTCAATCCTCACTATTCAGAGTTCGTATTTGAAAATTTACCTACTCACCAACATGTATTTGTGACTCCAATATCAAAACCTATGACGCTTTCATGCTCATTTGCAGACATGCACAGGTAATGGTGAAAATTTGCATCATCTGATGAGAACATTTCCCAGTCAAGGTGCAACAAGGCAACACTCTTACCTTCTTGTTTCAACTCATGTTGGAAACAAGGGTCCTTTTTATGGTCTGTTTAGTGccatgttttttccattttttgtgctttttgttgacATTTTCATTGCTTAAAATGGCCCCAAAGGATAGCGCTGTCTGTTTCTGAGCCCAGGAAGGCTCTGAGGTGCCACCTTGTGTGTTAAATGATCTTCCTTCAGGCTTGAGTTACAGTGCTGGTGACTGTAAGTTCAATGTTAATGAGTCAACGATATATGTTCAATACAGGTCTTTACACAGAAATAGACATAAAGAGAGGCCAAGTACTGAAGATGGAAATGTTGTGACCGGAGGCTCTTAGGAACCTCACCCTGTATTTCTCATAGGCGCAGGAGTTCAATATATGCTAAGCCATTGTTCACAGTGACTTTATAGAACAGACCTATCTCAAATAATGAGAATTTACTGTACATACATCTTGCCCTTAGCAGGACTCGTTCCCCTGGGCCTGTCTTTGGATCTCATACCTATCACTTGCCTCCTTTGCTATCACTTCAAAAAAATAGTGGGCCTTCTAAAAGGAGGCTTGCAACCTGGGACGGCTGCCCGTATGGCTCCCATCACTAACATCCTTCCCATCATCTCCCTCCCAATGCTCCTCCTTGTCCCAGATCTACAGTGGAGCAGGACTtatcagagaaaggagaaacatgGAATGGTAGAAAGGCTGGGGGACTTCCTAGCTGCTTTTGGGCTTTCCAGTTAACTcagagtgatggaaagaaaaacaagtacaggcataccttgggcatattgcaggttcagtctaGACCGCCACAATAAAGCGAGTATCGCAATAAAGTAAcctgtaatctttttgctggtgaagGGTCTAGCCTTCAATTTACAAAAAACACATCTGTGAAGCATAGTcaagtgcaataaagcaagatATGGGTTGTGTATCTTCTAGCTGTTCTGCAATCCCTCCCCTAAGTTAAAGTGTTGCATAAACccactggttttcaaatttgGCTGCACATTCAAaacacctggggagctttaaaaattagTGCTGACTGGGTCATGACTTAATTGGCCATGATCTGGAactttgaaggttttatttatttatttatttatttagaggggaagggagggagaaagagagggagagaaacatcaatcggatgcctcttgcatgtcccccaaccagggaccggcccacaacccaggcatgtgcctggcggggaatcaaaccagtgacctttcactctgTGGGATGATGTTCAActaagtgagccacaccagccaggatgatcTAGAAGCTTTAAAAGCTTCAAATATGCAGAAAAGTTTGAGACCCTCTGGCCCAAATCACTAGTTTTGTTCTTCCTCAGGGCTAGGGCATGGGCTCTGATCTGTAGGCCTTTCATAGCCCTTGCAAGTCTAGGGTTAGAGGCAGTCAATATTGTCACTCGTCTTTTAGTGCTATATTAGGAAAAGAGTTGAGAAGCATTGCTAGTGTAGCAGAGATGGTGTGGTATTACCATGAGCACAAAAACTTGCATTCAAGTCCCAACCCTGTCACTATCTAGCTGAGGGAGGATAAGCTCTAAGGCCTCAGGTCTCCCCCATGTAAAAAGATTGAATGCCTAATGTCAGTCTCACCAAACTAACTGTTTGATGAATTACAGACTTCTCTCATACTAGTCTGAGAGCTCAAACTATTACAAATGGAGTAGTCAGTGtggctattttgtttttaaaatggtagaTTGAACCATTACTTCTGGAAAGAATTCTTTGTAATTGGAACTCATGATCAAAATTTCATCAAAATCTATCCCACCACTAAGATAATCTTGAATTTGACTTCATTTGATTTCAGAGGGCTCAGTGGCAGTATGAACCACAACTATATTGTAATAAGCGGCCAATGTACCTTAAACATTTGAGTAGTAGCAGCAGCTATGAAATGAGTCAAGCACCCAAATTGAAATGCatccctaattttttttaaggtttaagaTAGTTGTCTCTGCAGCCCACACATCTTCATAAGCTGCTCTTGCCTCTTAACAGCTCCATCTTCTACCAGTCTCACTAGACCTCTGACTCTTACCCAGCTCCAACTGCCTTACTTCACGCTTCTGTAGCTAGTCTCATGATGGCCCCTCTGCAAGAAAGTCCATACCCTGCTCCCACACCCACACATTTCTTTTGTGAGGTCTTTCCTGGACATTACAGAAAATATTAGCATTTTCCTCTTCAACCTCCCTTTTAACACTTCATTCATTAAATCACAAAACAGTGCCAACAAGAGGCATGCGGTAAAGGAATGGGAGAAATCAGCTCCCTGTCTCAGTGAGTTTCATTCTGgtgggaaaaagaaacacatgcaATGGGCTCTTTATAATTATAGTATTATCATATAGTTCGGGAGCCAGTTTATAGATCTGCTTCTTCTGATGTTTCTGAGCTCCTCAAGGCTGTGTATAGTGTCTGATTTTTACATGGATCCCAGCACCCAGAAATCCAAATTTGAAATGGATCAAACCAGTATTCCTTTTTCAGTCCCAGTGCTGAGTATAACTAGCAAtgctccccctttccctcttcatTTGATGTTATTTTGTCTCTGTTAATAGGACTTGGCGGCACAAAGTACATCTCCTTTGAGGAACGGCAGTGGCATAACGACTGCTTTAACTGCAAGAAGTGTTCCCTCTCACTGGTGGGCCGAGGCTTCCTCACAGAAAGGGATGACATCCTGTGCCCCGACTGCGGGAAAGACATCTGAGGTCAACACAAATTACTGCTTGCAACACACacagatttatatattttctttctcaaccAGGCAACATTGTGTTCTGGTTCCCACCAGCCACACCAAGAGTTTCCTCTTGTGCTTCTCAATGATACTCACGTTTGTTAAAATCCTTTATATTAGTAGTTCATTCCTGGGGAAGGAGAAAACCCTTATGGAAACGTTAGGtggaaaaatggttttgaatttttataatcaAGCAAAATCCAAGTACAAAATCCTCTTGAATATCTTTatataaatgtatcttttttcactgtgtatttaatttttaagtgcatTAACATGTCACAAACTTGAAAGTTTTCCAAACTACATAAGGTAATGAAAAACTGATATTTATGACCATGTAACATCCTGTTGTGTAATGCCTGCAGCAAGATTATATGGCTAATAATAAAGTTATCCAGGCACAGCGTGTGAAGTAATGATTAAACATTAAGGTGCTACATATAAACAACACTTTATTGCATGTTCTACTGATCACTGTCTGACATGCTATTCTCGTGAGCTGGGTCAGTGTTAACCAAAACTGCATCAcaccttttatttaaaagctttGGTCAGCACTATGACCTCTTCCTTGCTAtcttttctttgttcccctttcccaaactctctctctcttggaATTCAACAGTCTGCACTTGATCCATTTGCAGAAGCTCCAGCATACAGGCTGGTGACAATGAAGGCAATGTTGGAGTCACCAGACAGAGCTCGGAGCTTTCCCATAGTCATGGATCTCGCACTGACCTGCCTTCTCTTCCATAAAGTGCAGGACTGCAAAAGGACACAAGCTCCTTGAGGCCAGAGGTGACATCTTGTTCATCAGTATATTCTCAACACCTGAGCAACTTGGGGCATACTGGAAGCCTTTCAGTAAGTGTTtctgaaaagaaagtaaaaaagagaaaaaaagacagaataacTGCTATAAAGATAACACTCTGAGCTCCTAGTTTGGCAGAAGTCTgcaaaatcatctttgaaagcaGACTATACAATTGCAAGCACTGAACCAATTTATGAGATAGGGCATTGCATGTTTCTCTTTTTGGAATAGTAACAATATTAAACTTTGGTCCTTAATTTTCTAAGATAATACAGTATTGTAAAATGATGTGCTATGCAACAGAAAAACCTGGTGGAAATCAAGTTCCATCCACGCCAATCAGGCACACCTCAAGTTTCTTAAGCTGAGTGCTACCACTGTGAGAAATGTTTGATCAGGTCTGAGACAGGCCTCCCAGAGTTACAATTAGCTGGAGGCTTTGCCTTTTTTAGCTGTTTTGCCATCTTCTACTTCATAATACCAAAGTGAAAGCATTATTGCAGATGtgcttttcaaaatacaaatggcataattccaaaaagaaatgaagtggaAACTTTCCAAATTACATCATGGAACATCTTACTTGTTCCTTATTAAAACCAGATGCACTAGACCACAGGTGTCAAACATAcggcccatgggccgaatccggccttccaccttgttttatccgacccggcactttgtttctacctggcggtaGTGCCGAACTCTCACTTAACTtataaggagtagttacatttatacagtcctaaaattacattctgccctttgaaggcaaccatgaggctgatgtggcccccagtgaagtgagtttgacacccctgcactagatGAACCCAACTTTCAATTACCCAACTTGTCAAAAACAACAGTTGGCGGCAAGTAATTAAGAGGGGGCTGGTAGCTCCATGATACTAGTAGTAAAAAGCTAAATGGCAGACTAGTCAGTAGTTTAACAGAAAAACGGAAGAAAGAGCTAACAAGAGCCCTCATGGGATCCCACTTATCCCTGGGGCATCCAGAAGACTTAACAGGCATGGACTGGGTTGCACCCACGCAGGAGCAATAGGAGTGGACATGGAGCAGACTTGAAAGCATTCTCCAAGCCATAAGATCACTGGCAAAGATCAGAAGTCTTATTAGCTCAAAGTGCTTAAGCAGAACCTCTGACGTGGCTGAACATATATTATAAGCATGTTCAAAGACATAAAGGAAACCATGTTTAAAGAATGAATGGaacatataataagaaaaatcagTGAACCTGCAGGCAGATCAGTAAAGAtcataaaatctgaaaaacaaaaacagaattagaaATGATCAGAGCCTCAAAGAAATGTGAGCCAACATTAAATGTACCAACATATACAaaatgggaataccagaagagagaaaagggacaaaacaaatgttttaagagttaatggctgaaaacttgcctaaattttatgaaaaacattatCCAAGCAACTTCACAAACTCAAACAAggaaaaatgcagatttctgtaCCCAGACATATCAAAATGctgaaaagccaaaaataaagggaaaattccTGAAAGTAATGAACTGAGATTGGCAACCCCTCACCCACCTCAGGGGAGTCTGGATGTAGACACACAAAGCCTGCCTGGGCCTCCACCCCAGTGCCACCCTTTCCTCGACCAGCTGGGAATC is a genomic window of Phyllostomus discolor isolate MPI-MPIP mPhyDis1 chromosome 6, mPhyDis1.pri.v3, whole genome shotgun sequence containing:
- the FHL2 gene encoding four and a half LIM domains protein 2, producing MTERFDCHHCEESLFGKKYILREESPYCLACFEALYASTCEECRKPIGCDCKDLSYKDRHWHEACFHCSRCKSSLVDKPFAAKEDQLLCTDCYSHEYSSKCQECKKTIMPGTRKMEYKSSNWHETCFICHRCQQPIGTKSFIPKDGQNFCVPCYEKQYALQCVHCKKPITTGGVTYREQPWHKECFVCTACRKPLSGQRFTSRDEFAYCLNCFCDLYAKKCAGCTNPISGLGGTKYISFEERQWHNDCFNCKKCSLSLVGRGFLTERDDILCPDCGKDI